A single genomic interval of Streptomyces sp. NBC_00663 harbors:
- a CDS encoding YqgE/AlgH family protein, which translates to MTEVSSLTGRLLVATPALADPNFDRAVVLLLDHDEEGSLGVVLNRPTPVDVGDILEGWADLAGEPGVVFQGGPVSLDSALGVAVIPGGASGERAPLGWRRVHGAIGLVDLEAPPELLASALGSLRIFAGYAGWGPGQLEDELVEGAWYVVESEPGDVSSPSPERLWREVLRRQRNELAMVATYPDDPSLN; encoded by the coding sequence ATGACCGAGGTGTCCTCGCTCACAGGGCGGTTGCTCGTGGCAACGCCCGCCCTGGCGGACCCGAACTTCGACCGTGCGGTGGTGCTCCTTCTCGACCACGACGAGGAGGGCTCCCTCGGTGTCGTCCTCAACCGGCCGACCCCGGTGGACGTCGGCGACATCCTGGAGGGCTGGGCGGACCTCGCCGGTGAACCCGGGGTCGTCTTCCAGGGCGGCCCGGTCTCCCTCGACTCGGCGCTCGGCGTCGCCGTCATCCCGGGCGGCGCGTCCGGCGAGCGGGCCCCGCTGGGCTGGCGCCGGGTGCACGGCGCGATCGGTCTGGTCGACCTGGAGGCCCCGCCGGAACTCCTCGCCTCGGCCCTCGGTTCCCTGCGGATCTTCGCCGGATACGCCGGCTGGGGCCCCGGCCAGCTGGAGGACGAGCTGGTGGAGGGCGCCTGGTACGTCGTCGAGTCCGAACCCGGCGATGTCTCCTCCCCGTCCCCGGAAAGACTCTGGCGCGAGGTCCTGCGCCGTCAGCGCAACGAGCTGGCGATGGTGGCCACGTATCCGGACGACCCTTCGCTCAACTGA
- a CDS encoding DUF3039 domain-containing protein, whose translation MSTLEPERGTGTGTLVEPTPQVSHGDGDHERFAHYVQKDKIMASALDGTPVVALCGKVWVPGRDPKKYPVCPMCKEIYESMGAGGDGDGKGGGDK comes from the coding sequence ATGAGCACTCTTGAGCCCGAGCGCGGGACTGGTACGGGGACCCTCGTAGAGCCGACGCCACAGGTGTCCCACGGCGACGGCGACCACGAGCGCTTCGCCCACTACGTCCAGAAGGACAAGATCATGGCGAGCGCCCTCGACGGGACCCCCGTCGTGGCGCTGTGCGGCAAGGTGTGGGTACCGGGCCGCGACCCGAAGAAGTACCCCGTGTGCCCCATGTGCAAGGAGATCTACGAGTCCATGGGCGCCGGCGGGGACGGCGACGGCAAGGGCGGCGGCGACAAGTAG
- a CDS encoding extracellular solute-binding protein, which produces MKLSPRLTVLLTALALTACAPQTSSNSSSDKDDKTGTLRVWLFQEVGNKPKEKVVDSVVAAFEKAHDGTKVDVEYIPVDTRAQRVKAAFNDPASAPDVMEYGNTDTAGYVKDGGLLDITQEFGAWPEAKDTDPTAKTSVTVAGKVYGAPFYVGVRALYYRTDVFKELGLEVPRSLSELAATARKIRAAKPELYGLVVGGAYTYGAMPFVWAGGGEIATAEGGSYTSAIDGAAARKGITAYTSLFSDDNCPAAKCAGFGGNDTVTAFAAGKAGMAIGGDFSHTAVEAGKVKGKYAVVPLPGVASGSIAPAFAGGNNIGVLKSTSHRTLAVRLMEQLASKKTQAALFDAMGFLPTFGDVRQQAAKKEPFVKPFVETLGAGTKFVPASPAWSQIDSSLVLPTMFQEVISGKKSVAAASADAAKKMNDAFGSAG; this is translated from the coding sequence ATGAAGCTCTCCCCCCGGCTGACCGTGCTCCTGACCGCCCTCGCCCTCACCGCCTGCGCTCCCCAGACCTCCTCCAACTCGTCCTCCGACAAGGACGACAAGACCGGCACCCTGCGCGTCTGGCTCTTCCAGGAGGTCGGCAACAAGCCCAAGGAGAAGGTCGTCGACTCCGTGGTCGCCGCCTTCGAGAAGGCCCACGACGGCACGAAGGTCGACGTGGAGTACATCCCGGTCGACACCCGCGCCCAGCGCGTCAAGGCCGCCTTCAACGACCCGGCGTCCGCTCCCGACGTCATGGAGTACGGCAACACCGACACCGCCGGCTATGTGAAGGACGGCGGACTCCTCGACATCACCCAGGAGTTCGGCGCCTGGCCCGAGGCCAAGGACACCGACCCCACCGCGAAGACGTCCGTCACCGTGGCCGGCAAGGTCTACGGCGCGCCCTTCTACGTCGGTGTCCGCGCCCTGTACTACCGCACGGACGTCTTCAAGGAGCTGGGCCTCGAAGTCCCCCGGTCCCTGTCCGAGTTGGCCGCGACGGCCCGGAAGATCCGCGCCGCGAAGCCCGAGTTGTACGGCCTGGTCGTCGGCGGCGCCTATACCTACGGCGCGATGCCGTTCGTCTGGGCCGGCGGCGGTGAGATCGCCACCGCCGAGGGCGGCTCGTACACCTCGGCGATCGACGGCGCGGCGGCCCGCAAGGGCATCACGGCGTACACCTCCCTGTTCTCCGACGACAACTGCCCCGCCGCCAAGTGCGCCGGCTTCGGCGGCAACGACACGGTCACCGCGTTCGCCGCCGGCAAGGCAGGCATGGCGATCGGCGGCGACTTCAGCCACACGGCGGTGGAGGCGGGCAAGGTGAAGGGCAAGTACGCGGTGGTGCCGCTGCCCGGCGTCGCGTCCGGCTCGATCGCTCCCGCCTTCGCGGGCGGCAACAACATCGGCGTACTGAAGAGCACCTCGCACCGCACGCTGGCCGTGCGGCTGATGGAGCAACTGGCCTCGAAGAAGACGCAGGCCGCGCTCTTCGACGCGATGGGCTTCCTGCCGACCTTCGGGGACGTACGGCAACAGGCGGCGAAGAAGGAGCCGTTCGTGAAGCCGTTCGTGGAGACCCTGGGCGCCGGGACGAAGTTCGTGCCCGCGTCGCCCGCCTGGTCGCAGATCGACTCCTCGCTAGTCCTGCCGACGATGTTCCAGGAGGTCATCAGCGGAAAGAAGTCGGTCGCGGCGGCCTCCGCGGACGCGGCGAAGAAGATGAACGACGCGTTCGGCTCCGCCGGATGA
- a CDS encoding carbohydrate ABC transporter permease, whose translation MTPVTHRTTWTPWLYLAPALVVLGGLLVYPIYQLGLISFFRYTQAQVSGGEPTAFEGFGNYRELFADEQFWQVLLATVVFAAACVVSTLAVGCALAVLLTRVRAVPRLALMLAALGAWATPAVTGSTVWLLLFDPDFGPVNRVLGLGDHSWTYGRYSAFLLVLLEVVWCSFPFVMVTVYAGIRTVPAEVLEAASLDGASQWRIWRSVLAPMLRPILVVVTIQSVIWDFKIFTQIYVMTNGGGIAGQNLVLNVYAYQQAFASSQYGLGSAIGVVMLLILLAVTLGYLRLLRRQGEEL comes from the coding sequence ATGACCCCGGTGACCCACCGCACCACCTGGACGCCGTGGCTCTATCTGGCCCCCGCTCTGGTCGTCCTCGGCGGACTGCTCGTCTACCCCATCTACCAACTAGGCCTGATCTCGTTCTTCCGGTACACCCAGGCCCAGGTCAGCGGTGGTGAACCGACCGCCTTCGAAGGATTCGGGAACTATCGGGAGCTCTTCGCCGACGAGCAGTTCTGGCAGGTGCTGCTGGCCACCGTGGTCTTCGCGGCCGCCTGCGTCGTCTCCACCCTCGCCGTCGGCTGCGCGCTCGCCGTCCTGCTCACCCGGGTGCGTGCCGTGCCGCGGCTGGCGCTGATGCTGGCCGCGCTGGGGGCGTGGGCGACACCGGCGGTGACCGGGTCGACGGTCTGGCTGCTCCTGTTCGACCCGGACTTCGGGCCGGTCAACCGGGTCCTCGGCCTCGGCGACCACTCCTGGACGTACGGGCGTTACTCCGCCTTCCTGCTCGTCCTGCTCGAAGTGGTCTGGTGCTCCTTCCCGTTCGTGATGGTCACCGTCTACGCCGGTATCCGCACCGTCCCCGCCGAGGTGCTGGAGGCGGCCTCCCTCGACGGCGCCTCCCAGTGGCGGATCTGGCGCTCGGTGCTGGCGCCGATGCTGCGGCCGATCCTGGTGGTCGTCACCATCCAGTCGGTCATCTGGGACTTCAAGATCTTCACTCAGATCTACGTCATGACGAACGGCGGCGGCATCGCGGGCCAGAACCTCGTCCTCAACGTCTACGCCTACCAGCAGGCGTTCGCCTCCTCGCAGTACGGCCTCGGCTCGGCGATCGGGGTCGTGATGCTGCTGATCCTGCTCGCCGTGACCCTCGGCTATCTACGGCTGCTGCGCCGCCAGGGGGAGGAGCTGTGA